A genomic segment from Montipora foliosa isolate CH-2021 chromosome 9, ASM3666993v2, whole genome shotgun sequence encodes:
- the LOC137969605 gene encoding uncharacterized protein, translating to MVFYLKNIDDAGFGLRDSSKLGNLLNHKWRASQEAELVNVWGSCGHVFVTTNNGRDLHAFECVPRSKWTPESEGLLLQDQESPIVSVLSSTENPSVVLIVFQNSNTQCWEFTQSNFKWVKRNDFQLSNTKRVEVLDVILHPLVNSILWCERRSVSLSNSVNCCVCVRELTPFERLGNNTGVSIGPLVVILHGCPVMSLHVIGRGVCMVPKSPEELKNIFFFWAFIQRTLKVYMWNHGYVGDVEKVDLKAIVADLLYPWISSTKRNTSQIIAVTSHPMTNELLVLNCVSELSYFRLVDGDPVMKPLVKLHHASSSCDDRVSLLFAFGLFTGVVWNSGIITIYDIGSGALLCRLEDLQGQNVHVWKCFHLVNAVGFWSVSGIWKLQSGTIQEISDCIQSSLPYRNLDTENADLIRVRGQSNKLHTKTHVLKEKETCDSNSSLEFKSTTEAFGIPQFVSHEKTIENSSEQYEQSMKASGSLFTGPLFAANNFMKWNVKHRAAKLALDSIVCSQILSDCHGMDEEVPVLFLDLLFGECVQSPAMALALLWEHPMHREVICHKLEQYMDQRCDNSQMRKTCLNELLHPYISEFLLLSKQMRLSITDPSFNEINHSQSLNANSTDQEIVSLLETFDVGFLGVTLLERLNSLSYQQPKKVLGFVAEYLKLNSEREDLIGSHGEQRWKKIYRLDWRRQQWQRNRVAVKEPFNTILSILLRLFYDSKSELLMRSVDKGKNIVNQENSDERAEEHIIQSVLDCLPVLHTSHVNSQSVEVHAQLFYSVGQETQALHLLLSNHMWKEAIDFVSCCGKSGDTQTLLFVMLFKGLQHRRAQGENLIKALSLKSAGFNSHEILALITDQAPVAKEPFQKGPGHTTLGAIRSFLDTLFSSQSTT from the exons ATGGTGTTCTATTTGAAAAATATCGATGATGCGGGATTTGGGCTTCGCGATAGTTCGAAACTTGGAAATCTCCTCAACCATAAATGGCGGGCGAGTCAAGAGGCAGAACTAGTAAATGTATGGGGAAGCTGTGGACATGTTTTTGTGACAACCAACAACGGACGTGATTTGCACGCTTTTGAATGTGTTCCTCGATCAAAATGGACACCAGAAAGCGAaggtcttcttcttcaag ATCAAGAGTCCCCCATTGTAAGTGTCTTGTCCAGCACAGAGAATCCGTCTGTTGTCTTGATTGTTTTTCAAAACAGTAACACACAGTGCTGGGAATTCACTCAGTCCAACTTCAAGTGGGTCAAGAGAAATGACTTTCAACTGAGCAACACAAAAAGGGTTGAAGTCTTGGATGTCATTCTCCATCCTCTTGTGAACTCCATCCTCTGGTGTGAGCGCCGCTCTGTGTCATTATCCAATTCAGTAAACTGTTGTGTTTGTGTGAGAGAATTGACTCCTTTTGAGCGTCTTGGAAACAATACAGGAGTTTCCATTGGACCTTTAGTGGTAATTCTTCATGGATGTCCTGTCATGTCATTGCATGTTATTGGAAGGGGTGTTTGTATGGTTCCTAAGTCTCCTGAGGAGTTAAAGAACATCTTTTTCTTTTGGGCATTCATTCAAAGGACGTTAAAG GTTTACATGTGGAATCATGGTTATGTTGGAGATGTAGAGAAAGTTGACTTAAAAGCAATTGTTGCCGATTTACTTTACCCATGGATATCGAGCACGAAAAGAAACACAAGCCAAATCATTGCTGTTACGTCTCATCCAATGACAAATGAACTTCTTGTCTTAAACTGTGTTTCAGAATTATCATACTTTAGACTTGTGGATGGTGATCCAGTCATGAAGCCCCTTGTGAAACTCCACCATGCTTCATCATCATGTGATGACAGGGTTTCTCTTCTGTTTGCTTTTGGTCTTTTTACTGGAGTTGTATGGAATTCAGGAATAATTACCATCTATGATATTGGCAGTGGAGCACTTCTTTGCAGATTAGAAGACTTGCAAGGACAAAATGTTCATGTTTGGAAGTGTTTTCACCTGGTGAATGCTGTTGGGTTTTGGTCAGTTAGTGGAATTTGGAAGCTTCAATCAGGGACGATTCAGGAGATTTCTGATTGCATCCAAAGTTCATTACCATACAGAAATCTCGACACTGAAAATGCAGATCTCATCAGAGTTAGAGGACAGTCAAATAAACTTCATACAAAAACACATGTTTTGAAAGAGAAGGAAACTTGTGACAGTAATTCATCACTAGAGTTTAAAAGTACAACTGAGGCCTTTGGAATTCCTCAGTTTGTTAGCCatgaaaaaacaattgaaaattcTTCTGAACAGTATGAACAATCCATGAAAGCAAGTGGAAGCTTGTTTACTGGTCCACTCTTTGCTGCAAATAATTTCATGAAATGGAATGTGAAGCATCGGGCTGCTAAGCTTGCATTAGATTCAATTGTTTGTTCACAAATTCTCTCAGATTGTCATGGAATGGATGAAGAAGTTCCTGTATTATTTCTTGATCTCTTATTTGGTGAATGTGTGCAAAGTCCAGCGATGGCTCTTGCACTTCTGTGGGAACATCCGATGCACAGGGAAGTCATTTGCCACAAACTTGAACAATATATGGATCAAAGATGTGACAACTCTCAAATGAGAAAAACTTGTCTAAACGAACTGTTGCATCCATACATTAGTGAGTTCCTTTTGCTTAGTAAACAAATGAGGTTATCAATCACTGATCCCAGTTTCAACGAAATTAATCATTCACAGTCATTAAACGCCAATTCAACTGATCAAGAGATTGTGTCTTTGTTGGAGACATTTGATGTTGGCTTTCTTGGCGTGACACTGCTTGAGAGACTAAACTCTCTCAGTTATCAGCAACCAAAAAAAGTTCTTGGTTTTGTAGCAGAGTATTTGAAGCTTAATTCAGAGAGGGAAGATTTGATTGGCAGTCACGGGGAACAGAGGTGGAAAAAGATTTACAG ACTTGACTGGCGAAGGCAGCAGTGGCAGAGAAACAGAGTCGCTGTAAAAGAACCCTTCAATACCATCTTGAGTATTCTTCTGCGTCTGTTTTATGACTCAAAATCTGAATTGCTGATGAGGTCAGTGGACAAAGGAAAGAATATAGTTAACCAGGAAAATTCAGATGAGAGAGCTGAG GAACATATAATACAGTCAGTATTGGATTGTCTTCCAGTGTTGCATACAAGCCACGTCAACTCCCAATCTGTCGAAGTTCACGCGCAGCTATTTTACTCTGTCGGCCAAGAAACGCAAGCATTGCATTTGCTCCTAAGCAATCACATGTGGAAGGAGGCCATCGACTTCGTTTCCTGCTGCGGAAAGAGCGGCGACACCCAAACTTTGCTGTTTGTTATGTTGTTTAAGGGACTTCAACATAGAAGAGCCCAGGGCGAGAATCTGATCAAAGCCCTTAGTCTGAAGTCCGCTGGGTTTAACTCCCATGAAATCCTTGCTTTAATCACGGACCAAGCGCCGGTTGCTAAGGAACCTTTTCAGAAAGGTCCAGGTCACACCACCTTAGGGGCTATAAGATCTTTTCTCGATACTCTATTCTCCTCGCAGAGCACAACGTAG
- the LOC137969606 gene encoding golgin subfamily A member 6-like protein 24, whose product MDTAHGGFADFLTKHRLLITQQLHMDRRFLFDYLISKSCFDKTDFELIQGEKTSESKAGRFLDILVTKGKSAFYHFIDALQILNPNLYEMLTGESATKRSNPIFSDIQRHITSGGGSIYLDVDILSSFSKRLSEDLQELTLWYDQKIKENNELRTRLEETLSEKTSLQRRIVSLEKHVSDTEEALASEAHSSACKVSDSLLQRFEIVQREGRTNQFIIQLQMKLLTAHEENEALRKRMEEVKTSNTDLIKQLSRVNVDYAVKKQETTKLSQQLKVQTAEMKSCEGMKMKLREVQFQKAKLQCELQEKEEKILELNQVKHWTEALKARYDLVLKEKEQALKNQEVVERKCDSQTEEIFTLNMKLNQKERDLEDVQRSYKDVEDSSRIYREERDLYSKSLRDTTLELEQMRKESDKTVQRYKKALESKESTIGQQAEHMLQIEKKYEETKKEISTIKVKLTEQREKNEDFREKISILEAQLQEKESALKSHLIEEDSRKDPQGSTSIKDADETELRDYEGELGMTFQRDRKPKEVVGSIIRRFKDSTDQQKTIDKQARGNMFSKSKSMEMLAQIIPEFETLPLETQKGCSLDKKVMKQNLPYELLSAMFPPSPSFPNDLSDALGQSRVNSIAIRQLGIRKMSAPVVTDLLSLQQDPDTAANLQDDEGNGANDGNFPDNDVFHFQGKQDTQQNFRARSQQLLRRNGERRQRRKTEPTLFTSDFAGMEHFVTEPS is encoded by the exons ATGGATACGGCGCACGGGGGATTCGCTGATTTCCTAACAAAACACCGTTTACTTATAACACAGCAGCTTCATATGGATCGCAGATTCCTCTTTGACTATCTCATCAGCAAATCCTGTTTTGATAAGACGGATTTTGAGCTGATACAGGGCGAGAAGACGAGCGAGTCGAAAGCCGGAAGGTTCTTGGATATTCTTGTTACCAAGGGAAAAAGTGCCTTTTATCACTTTATAGACGCTTTGCAGATACTCAACCCCAATTTGTACGAGATGTTAACGGGTGAAAGTGCGACGAAAA GAAGCAATCCCATATTTTCAGATATACAAAGGCACATTACAAGTG GTGGAGGCTCTATTTATTTGGACGTGGACATCCTCAGTAGCTTTTCTAAACGGCTGTCAGAGGACTTACAAGAGCTAACCTTATGGTATGATCAGAAAATTAAGGAAAACAATGAACTACGAACAAGGTTGGAGGAAACTTTGTCTGAGAAGACCAGCTTGCAACGCAGAATTGTATCCCTTGAAAAGCATGTATCTGACACGGAAGAGGCCCTCGCTAGCGAAGCTCATTCCAGTGCCTGCAAAGTGAGTGACAGTCTTTTGCAGAGATTTGAGATTGTCCAGCGCGAGGGGAGAACAAACCAGTTCATTATTCAGCTACAGATGAAACTGCTAACAGCGCACGAGGAAAATGAGGCACTCAGAAAACGTATGGAGGAAGTAAAAACTTCAAACACAGACCTCATAAAACAGCTCAGTAGAGTGAACGTGGATTACGCGGTCAAGAAGCAAGAAACCACGAAACTTTCGCAGCAGCTGAAAGTTCAGACGGCTGAAATGAAGAGCTGCGAAGGAATGAAGATGAAATTAAGAGAAGTGCAATTCCAGAAAGCCAAGTTGCAATGCGAGCTGcaggagaaagaagaaaaaatattggAGTTAAACCAAGTGAAGCACTGGACTGAAGCATTAAAAGCCCGTTATGACCTTGTCCTTAAAGAGAAAGAACAAGCGCTGAAAAATCAGGAAGTCGTCGAGAGAAAGTGCGATTCTCAAACTGAAGAAATTTTCACTTTAAATATGAAGCTGAACCAGAAAGAACGCGACTTGGAAGACGTTCAACGGTCCTACAAGGATGTTGAAGACAGCTCGCGGATTTACAGAGAAGAAAGGGATCTTTATAGTAAATCCTTGAGAGACACTACGCTTGAACTCGAGCAGATGAGGAAGGAGAGCGACAAAACAGTACAACGATACAAAAAAGCGCTGGAATCCAAGGAATCGACTATTGGTCAGCAGGCAGAACACATGCTACAAATTGAGAAGAAGTACGAAGAAACTAAGAAGGAAATTTCTACCATTAAAGTGAAATTGACAGAACAGAGAGAGAAAAATGAAGACTTCAGAGAGAAGATCTCAATTTTGGAAGCACAGTTGCAAGAAAAG GAATCAGCTCTGAAGTCTCATTTGATCGAAGAAGATTCGCgcaaagatcctcaaggatccacAAGTATCAAAGACGCCGATGAAACTGAGCTAAGGGATTATGAAGGCGAACTGGGAATGACCTTCCAGAGAGATCGCAAACCTAAAGAAGTTGTAGGGAGCATTATTAGGCGTTTTAAAGACAGCACGGATCAACAGAAAACCATAGACAAGCAAGCCAGAggaaacatgttttcaaagaGTAAAAGCATGGAAATGCTGGCCCAAATCATTCCTGAATTTGAAACTCTTCCCTTGGAAACACAAAAAGGGTGTAGCCTGGATAAAAAAGTAATGAAACAGAATCTCCCGTACGAGCTCCTATCCGCAATGTTCCCACCAAGTCCCTCGTTTCCCAACGATCTCAGTGATGCCTTGGGGCAATCACGCGTCAATTCTATTGCCATCAGGCAGCTTGGAATTCGAAAAATGTCTGCCCCAGTAGTGACTGATTTGTTGTCGCTCCAACAAGATCCGGATACGGCAGCGAACCTTCAAGACGACGAAGGAAACGGAGCGAATGATGGCAATTTTCCGGATAACgatgtctttcattttcaaggaaaacaagaTACACAACAAAATTTTCGCGCGCGTAGCCAACAACTCCTGCGAAGAAATGGAGAAAGGCGCCAGCGACGTAAAACAGAACCTACTCTGTTCACCTCAGACTTCGCAGGGATGGAACATTTTGTAACTGAACCTTCATAA